In bacterium, a single genomic region encodes these proteins:
- a CDS encoding 5'-nucleotidase C-terminal domain-containing protein, translating into MMKTKLQTAAILAAILALSFHVAPPAFGADNLDPTVGETAWGNFVADSMREHYKCDVAFIDAGTLSTLTTKEAISESITRLEIAEVEVVTAKLTGRDLALVLNNSLKFFPRKSNGFLQVSGMVITVDPKLAANKVVAASVGGAALDPAKTYTVAMTKFLANGGAGFNVLDDIPVVDGSVRFVGELIADYYIAHPEMPKVGGRYVVRG; encoded by the coding sequence ATGATGAAAACGAAGCTTCAAACCGCCGCCATCCTTGCGGCGATTCTGGCCCTTTCCTTCCACGTCGCGCCGCCCGCCTTCGGAGCCGACAACCTCGACCCGACCGTCGGCGAAACGGCATGGGGCAACTTCGTCGCGGACTCGATGCGGGAACACTACAAGTGCGACGTCGCGTTCATCGACGCGGGGACGCTATCCACGCTGACGACGAAGGAAGCGATCAGCGAGTCGATCACGCGCCTCGAAATCGCGGAGGTCGAGGTGGTGACTGCCAAGCTCACCGGCCGCGATCTTGCGCTCGTCCTCAACAACTCGCTCAAGTTCTTCCCGCGCAAGAGCAACGGCTTCCTGCAGGTGAGCGGGATGGTGATCACTGTGGACCCCAAACTCGCGGCAAACAAGGTGGTCGCGGCAAGCGTCGGCGGCGCGGCGCTTGACCCGGCGAAGACCTACACCGTGGCGATGACCAAGTTCCTGGCCAACGGCGGCGCGGGCTTCAACGTGCTGGACGACATCCCTGTCGTGGACGGCAGCGTCCGGTTCGTCGGCGAGCTTATCGCGGACTATTACATCGCCCACCCGGAAATGCCCAAGGTCGGCGGAAGGTACGTCGTGAGGGGGTAG